One Lacunisphaera limnophila DNA window includes the following coding sequences:
- a CDS encoding PEP-CTERM sorting domain-containing protein (PEP-CTERM proteins occur, often in large numbers, in the proteomes of bacteria that also encode an exosortase, a predicted intramembrane cysteine proteinase. The presence of a PEP-CTERM domain at a protein's C-terminus predicts cleavage within the sorting domain, followed by covalent anchoring to some some component of the (usually Gram-negative) cell surface. Many PEP-CTERM proteins exhibit an unusual sequence composition that includes large numbers of potential glycosylation sites. Expression of one such protein has been shown restore the ability of a bacterium to form floc, a type of biofilm.), with protein sequence MASISGVPTQAQPALIMRRFLLVCSLLAAAITAPAQLTFVFDYTYDTGSFFSGGNIGNRTYLEAAGTYLSNYISGTTLNAITPGGGNSWNADTFHPGTGDNQVLGNISIAANTILVFAGGYDLGGSTLGVGGGGGYGVTGTQPWLDAISYRGNGSFSMPWGGSIAFDSSGTSWHFDSDTSTTETFTGQSDFFSVAVHELMHLVGVGTNATWDSLISGTSPTSTFTGAASVAENGGVILLDPGEGHWVNGTMSTIAGTATPQETLMDPSIVIGTRKYLTDLDLAALQDLGYTVTAVPEPATIAALFGLAAMLSVIRRRRTS encoded by the coding sequence TTGGCTTCTATCTCCGGCGTCCCCACCCAAGCCCAACCCGCCCTCATCATGCGCCGCTTCCTGCTTGTCTGCTCCCTCCTCGCCGCGGCCATCACCGCCCCGGCGCAGCTGACCTTCGTCTTCGACTACACCTACGACACGGGTAGCTTTTTCAGCGGCGGCAACATCGGCAACCGCACCTACCTCGAGGCCGCAGGTACCTACCTGAGCAATTATATATCCGGCACCACCCTCAACGCCATCACACCGGGCGGCGGGAATTCTTGGAACGCCGATACGTTCCACCCGGGCACGGGTGATAATCAGGTCCTCGGGAACATCAGCATCGCCGCCAACACCATCTTGGTCTTCGCGGGGGGCTACGATCTCGGCGGTTCGACCCTCGGCGTGGGCGGTGGCGGCGGCTACGGCGTCACCGGCACGCAGCCATGGCTTGATGCCATCAGCTACCGCGGGAACGGATCCTTTAGCATGCCCTGGGGCGGCAGCATCGCCTTCGACAGTTCCGGCACCTCGTGGCACTTCGACAGCGACACCTCCACCACCGAGACCTTCACCGGCCAGTCCGACTTCTTCTCTGTGGCTGTACACGAGCTGATGCATCTGGTCGGCGTCGGCACCAACGCGACCTGGGACAGCCTGATTTCCGGCACGTCGCCGACCTCCACCTTCACCGGCGCCGCGAGCGTCGCGGAAAACGGCGGCGTCATCCTGCTCGACCCGGGCGAGGGCCATTGGGTCAACGGCACCATGAGCACCATCGCCGGCACGGCCACCCCCCAGGAAACCCTCATGGACCCATCCATCGTCATCGGCACCCGCAAGTATCTCACCGATCTCGATCTGGCGGCCCTGCAGGACCTCGGCTACACCGTCACCGCCGTGCCCGAGCCCGCCACCATCGCCGCGCTCTTCGGCCTCGCCGCGATGCTGAGTGTGATCCGCCGCCGTCGCACTTCCTGA
- a CDS encoding redoxin domain-containing protein, which translates to MRSFLYSCLLLLAAVGATAATNPPVLPIGAPLPDFALPGVDGKTYTPADFAAAKVLMVVFTCNHCPTAQAYEARLKRLTAEYGPKGVAVVAINPNHAAAVRLDEQGYGDLGDTFEEMVIRHRDHQWNFPYLDDGETQALTLKFGAIATPHVYIFDADRKLAFQGRIDNSEREDLANVHDTRDALDAVLAGRAPAITSTRVFGCSVKWKDKVEDNLRWRAKVAKEPVSLEKVDVAGIKALRANADSGKLRLVNFWATWCGPCVSEFDELIEQNLRFRHRGFEMVTVAAQFPDEEAKVLAFLKEHKSSGRNLIFGETDKYAFIEAFDKEWNGELPYTLLIGPGGEVLYRESGSINFLKLRRAIYPALDKVTPWVNADKVYDR; encoded by the coding sequence ATGCGTTCATTTCTTTATTCCTGCCTGTTGCTGCTCGCCGCCGTCGGCGCCACGGCCGCCACCAACCCGCCGGTGTTGCCGATCGGCGCCCCGCTGCCCGATTTCGCGCTGCCCGGGGTGGACGGCAAAACCTACACGCCGGCGGATTTTGCCGCCGCGAAGGTGCTGATGGTCGTCTTCACCTGCAACCACTGCCCCACGGCGCAGGCCTATGAGGCGCGCCTGAAGCGGCTCACGGCGGAATACGGTCCGAAAGGCGTCGCGGTCGTGGCGATCAATCCCAACCACGCCGCGGCGGTCCGGCTCGACGAGCAGGGCTACGGTGACCTGGGCGACACGTTTGAGGAGATGGTGATCCGCCACCGGGACCACCAGTGGAATTTCCCGTATCTCGACGACGGCGAGACGCAGGCGCTGACCCTGAAGTTCGGCGCGATCGCCACGCCGCACGTCTATATCTTCGACGCGGACCGGAAGCTCGCCTTCCAGGGGCGCATCGACAACTCGGAGCGCGAGGACCTGGCGAACGTGCACGACACGCGGGACGCGCTCGACGCGGTGCTGGCGGGCCGGGCGCCGGCGATCACGTCGACGCGGGTCTTCGGCTGCTCCGTGAAGTGGAAAGACAAGGTGGAGGACAACCTCCGCTGGCGCGCCAAGGTGGCCAAGGAGCCGGTCAGCCTGGAGAAGGTGGACGTGGCCGGCATCAAGGCGCTGCGCGCGAACGCCGACTCGGGCAAGCTGCGGCTGGTGAATTTCTGGGCCACCTGGTGCGGCCCCTGCGTGTCGGAGTTCGACGAGCTGATCGAGCAGAACCTGCGTTTCCGCCACCGCGGCTTCGAGATGGTGACGGTCGCCGCGCAGTTCCCCGACGAGGAGGCGAAGGTGCTGGCGTTCCTGAAGGAGCACAAGTCCTCCGGCCGCAACCTGATCTTCGGCGAGACCGACAAGTACGCCTTCATCGAGGCCTTCGACAAGGAGTGGAACGGCGAGCTGCCGTACACGCTGCTGATCGGGCCGGGTGGCGAGGTGCTTTACCGCGAGAGCGGCTCGATCAATTTCCTGAAGCTGCGCCGGGCGATTTATCCCGCGTTGGACAAGGTGACGCCGTGGGTGAACGCGGACAAGGTGTACGACCGGTGA
- a CDS encoding DsbA family oxidoreductase produces the protein MKITYYVEVLSSWCHWVEPVWVELKRRYAGRAEFEWKIALMRPEDFPASLAQCEWFYQRSGGTVMHSPYRLNSGWFEAARKGDYTAPNLVAEAAKDFGFTGDEIRLAIAHAALREGQKVGDLATAVKVAAKAGRMEVKKLQKAAESNLVKDRVATSTADFLAHQLTQRPAFVLTDAIGDKAVFSGLVQLEPLAATIDAMLADTAAYAAHKVHFGEPPKG, from the coding sequence ATGAAAATCACCTACTATGTGGAAGTGCTGTCATCGTGGTGTCACTGGGTGGAGCCGGTGTGGGTGGAGTTGAAGCGGCGCTATGCGGGCCGCGCGGAATTTGAGTGGAAGATCGCGCTGATGCGGCCGGAGGATTTCCCCGCGTCACTGGCGCAGTGCGAGTGGTTCTACCAGCGGAGCGGCGGCACGGTGATGCACTCTCCGTACCGGCTGAACTCCGGTTGGTTCGAGGCGGCGCGGAAAGGCGACTACACGGCGCCGAACCTGGTGGCGGAGGCGGCGAAGGATTTCGGGTTCACCGGCGACGAGATCCGGCTGGCGATCGCGCACGCCGCGCTGCGCGAGGGGCAGAAAGTCGGGGACCTGGCGACGGCGGTGAAAGTGGCGGCCAAGGCCGGCCGGATGGAGGTGAAGAAGCTGCAGAAGGCGGCGGAGTCGAACCTCGTGAAGGACCGCGTGGCGACGAGCACGGCGGATTTTCTCGCGCACCAGCTCACGCAGCGCCCGGCGTTTGTGCTGACGGATGCAATCGGGGACAAGGCGGTGTTTTCGGGGCTGGTGCAGCTGGAGCCGCTGGCGGCGACGATTGACGCCATGCTCGCGGACACGGCGGCGTATGCGGCGCACAAGGTGCACTTCGGCGAGCCGCCGAAGGGGTGA
- a CDS encoding DUF1684 domain-containing protein: MKRPAVLATLFLASLLAAPLAADDYLASVEAWRTRRLDGLTRADGWLALIGRHPLEVGIWSVGTDPTNAIRLAAGPARLGTVTRTGDNTITFALADDVDASIDGTTARTAPLVYGGTGKPTYVRSGTINFYILESSGQFFLRVRDSEAPRRKNFAGIAIWPVDPAWRIEADWVPFDPPRQLPITNIVGLTQDAACPGKAVFTHEGRTYELLPLQETPESRLFFILTDTTAGEETYGAGRFLYADPPRDGKVVLDFNQVYNPPCAFSPFTTCPLPPKENVLPFALRAGEKKYRGDSH; the protein is encoded by the coding sequence ATGAAACGCCCCGCCGTTCTCGCCACCCTCTTCCTCGCCTCGCTCCTCGCCGCCCCGCTCGCCGCCGACGACTACCTCGCCTCCGTCGAGGCCTGGCGCACCCGCCGCCTCGACGGCCTGACGCGGGCCGACGGCTGGCTCGCCCTCATCGGTCGCCACCCGCTGGAGGTCGGGATCTGGTCGGTCGGCACCGACCCCACCAACGCCATCCGCCTCGCCGCCGGCCCGGCCCGGCTCGGCACCGTCACCCGCACCGGCGACAACACCATCACCTTCGCCCTCGCCGACGACGTGGACGCCAGCATCGACGGCACCACCGCCCGCACCGCGCCGCTCGTCTACGGCGGCACCGGCAAGCCCACCTACGTCCGCAGCGGCACCATCAATTTCTACATCCTCGAATCCTCGGGCCAATTTTTCCTGCGCGTGCGCGATAGCGAGGCCCCGCGCCGCAAAAATTTCGCCGGCATCGCCATCTGGCCCGTCGACCCCGCCTGGCGCATCGAGGCCGACTGGGTCCCCTTTGATCCGCCGCGCCAGCTCCCCATCACCAACATCGTCGGTCTCACGCAGGATGCCGCCTGCCCCGGCAAGGCCGTCTTCACGCACGAGGGCCGCACCTACGAGTTGCTGCCCCTCCAGGAAACCCCGGAGTCGCGCCTCTTTTTCATTCTGACCGACACGACCGCCGGCGAGGAAACCTACGGCGCCGGCCGCTTCCTCTACGCCGACCCGCCGCGCGACGGCAAAGTGGTCCTCGACTTCAATCAGGTCTACAACCCGCCCTGCGCCTTCTCCCCCTTCACCACCTGCCCGCTCCCGCCCAAAGAGAACGTTCTGCCTTTCGCCTTGCGGGCTGGGGAAAAGAAATATCGGGGAGACTCCCACTAA
- a CDS encoding response regulator has translation MNAPLPPTRATILVVDDEPRAQALLRNLLEVEGYQVLCAGNGPEALAAARQLPDVVLLDLMMPGMDGYEVCQKLRADPLLALMPVIMLTALDDRASRLRGLQAGADDFLAKPFDSAELRARLRTITRLNRYRTLYEEHARFEAAIAHAPEAIVLAELDGTILHRNAAFDTLIAAAGDPRPNFYAYLPAEAGLALRAAVGTPGRARGLETTLRAGGPADTVVEITHGLMPWAGRGIVQFHLRDRTEQKRLEAQLLRSQRIELLGQLAGSVVHDMNNILTAIGGSAILLELNAGSDPAQQLRNIQNGVKRGAGVLRQLLMFARGSDGELETLSAIGPVAEVVDLVRETFGRSYEVDFQIDEDLPALRLDPTQVHQIVMNLCVNARDAMPVGGRLAISVRRETVATTPACAPDAAPGDYVVVAVRDQGTGIPPEVLPRLFDPFFTTKAEGKGTGLGLATVMRLVRRHGGFVTVDTVVGSGTTFLCHFPITPAATPAPSLAVA, from the coding sequence ATGAACGCCCCCCTGCCTCCCACCCGTGCCACGATCCTCGTCGTGGATGATGAACCCCGCGCCCAGGCGCTCCTCCGCAACCTCCTCGAGGTCGAGGGCTACCAGGTCCTGTGCGCCGGCAACGGTCCCGAGGCGCTCGCCGCCGCCCGCCAGCTGCCCGACGTCGTGCTGCTCGATCTCATGATGCCCGGCATGGACGGCTACGAGGTCTGCCAGAAACTGCGCGCCGACCCCCTGCTCGCCCTCATGCCCGTCATCATGCTCACCGCCCTCGATGACCGCGCCTCGCGCCTGCGCGGGCTCCAGGCCGGCGCCGACGACTTCCTCGCCAAGCCCTTCGACTCCGCCGAGCTCCGCGCCCGCCTCCGCACCATCACCCGCCTCAACCGCTACCGCACCCTCTACGAGGAACACGCCCGCTTCGAGGCCGCCATCGCCCACGCCCCCGAGGCCATCGTCCTCGCCGAACTCGACGGCACCATCCTCCACCGCAACGCCGCCTTCGACACGCTCATCGCCGCCGCCGGCGATCCGCGCCCGAATTTCTACGCCTACCTCCCCGCCGAGGCCGGCCTCGCCCTCCGCGCCGCCGTCGGCACCCCCGGCCGCGCCCGCGGCCTCGAGACCACCCTGCGCGCCGGCGGCCCCGCCGATACCGTCGTCGAGATCACCCACGGCCTCATGCCCTGGGCCGGCCGCGGCATCGTCCAGTTCCATCTCCGCGACCGCACCGAGCAGAAGCGCCTCGAGGCCCAGCTGCTCCGCTCCCAGCGCATCGAGCTGCTCGGCCAGCTCGCCGGCAGCGTCGTGCACGACATGAACAATATCCTCACCGCCATCGGCGGCAGCGCCATCCTCCTCGAGCTCAACGCCGGCTCCGACCCCGCCCAGCAGCTCCGCAACATCCAGAACGGCGTCAAACGCGGCGCCGGCGTCCTCCGCCAGCTCCTCATGTTCGCCCGCGGCTCCGACGGCGAACTCGAGACCCTCAGCGCCATCGGCCCCGTCGCTGAGGTCGTCGACCTCGTCCGCGAGACCTTCGGCCGCTCCTACGAGGTCGACTTCCAGATCGACGAGGACCTGCCCGCGCTCCGCCTCGACCCGACCCAGGTGCACCAGATCGTCATGAACCTCTGCGTCAACGCCCGCGACGCCATGCCCGTCGGCGGCCGCCTCGCCATCTCTGTCCGCCGCGAGACGGTCGCCACCACGCCCGCCTGCGCACCCGACGCCGCCCCCGGCGATTATGTCGTCGTCGCCGTCCGCGACCAAGGGACCGGCATCCCACCCGAGGTCCTGCCCCGCCTCTTCGACCCGTTCTTCACCACCAAGGCCGAGGGCAAGGGTACCGGCCTCGGCCTCGCCACCGTGATGCGCCTCGTCCGCCGCCACGGCGGCTTCGTCACCGTCGACACCGTCGTCGGCTCCGGCACCACCTTCCTGTGCCACTTCCCCATCACCCCGGCGGCCACCCCGGCCCCGTCGCTGGCCGTCGCCTGA
- a CDS encoding glycosyl hydrolase encodes MLSRHPTVLLVLALAFTAARAADPTAPADPDLNPRGRAILSWFQQLSAGSELRLVSGQFAGWSGSASIGELGRIHAATGRWPVMIGLDYCGWDKGEALLDVRQPNQLATAYWQAGGLVNLSWHAPNPSKPNGGGLKERGMDLATVLTPGATHDRWMKYLDAVAAGLQELQAAGVVVIWRPLHEMNGGWFWWGAQDPATFIAVWRHMFDYLTQTKKLHNLIWAYSPNHGQKPADAYYPGDAYVDLVGLDAYTDHINPDKIIGFERYAGIRKPIGLTEYGPHGASKPPGDYDYRRLLDGIEKNFPQLRHFLVWNEKWNPASNHFAREFYNDPRVLTRETMPPGLAGP; translated from the coding sequence ATGCTTTCACGTCACCCCACCGTGCTGCTGGTCCTCGCTCTCGCTTTCACCGCCGCCCGCGCCGCGGATCCGACCGCGCCGGCCGATCCGGACCTGAATCCCCGCGGCCGCGCCATCCTCTCGTGGTTTCAACAACTCTCGGCCGGCTCCGAGCTTAGACTCGTCTCCGGCCAGTTCGCCGGCTGGAGCGGCAGCGCCAGTATCGGCGAACTCGGCCGCATCCACGCCGCCACCGGCCGCTGGCCGGTCATGATCGGGCTCGATTACTGCGGCTGGGACAAGGGCGAGGCCCTGCTCGACGTCCGCCAGCCCAACCAGCTCGCCACCGCATACTGGCAGGCCGGCGGCCTCGTGAACCTCTCCTGGCACGCGCCCAATCCCTCGAAGCCTAACGGCGGCGGCCTCAAGGAACGCGGCATGGATCTCGCCACCGTCCTCACGCCCGGCGCCACGCACGACCGCTGGATGAAGTACCTCGATGCCGTGGCCGCCGGCCTGCAGGAACTTCAGGCCGCCGGGGTCGTCGTCATCTGGCGCCCGCTCCACGAGATGAACGGCGGCTGGTTCTGGTGGGGCGCGCAGGATCCCGCCACCTTCATCGCCGTCTGGCGCCACATGTTCGACTACCTCACGCAGACCAAAAAACTGCACAATCTGATCTGGGCCTACAGCCCGAACCACGGCCAGAAACCCGCCGACGCCTACTACCCCGGCGACGCCTACGTCGACCTCGTCGGCCTCGACGCCTACACCGACCACATCAACCCCGACAAGATCATCGGCTTCGAACGCTACGCCGGCATCCGGAAGCCGATCGGCCTCACCGAATACGGCCCGCACGGCGCCTCGAAGCCCCCCGGCGACTACGACTACCGCCGCCTCCTCGACGGCATCGAGAAAAACTTTCCGCAGCTCCGCCACTTCCTGGTCTGGAACGAAAAATGGAATCCCGCCTCGAACCACTTCGCCCGGGAATTCTACAACGACCCGCGCGTCCTCACCCGCGAGACCATGCCCCCCGGCCTGGCCGGCCCCTGA
- a CDS encoding hybrid sensor histidine kinase/response regulator translates to MALAMGAVGFGLNGIHLPVFGETGIILGGLATLLATYCLGPWWGAATTALAFSHDWMNTGLPWGLLLYTLEAVVVGWLKHRRNWHPLTAALAFWSFLGVPLALRVLQPPGTLPFPNNWALIALYPCNSLLMALGALTLKQMSWLQPTSGQPSNRDADTPLQRVLLRRLGLIIALSTALLGLFLGRQLDLALRDLSATRLSGDGHEVARAVQDHLDRHQRVLTLLAATHEADTARAAPLDRVRLNYPGFLSLRETDASGRIVASSPASDAAPDPTHEPATLPALLGSVSRRAAPGDALVVTMRAPLPGPTGSPRGLIVGELVLDRLIEELALPAQLAHHTIVIVDRHQRVVASRGDLAWSPLEAVGPGRFTANERQPDGETFLFNLTRPQRLERYLGTRQAIPDFGWEVYLAEPVWKTQRLIARYYLAILCGAAAIAALAMLLARGLAAEITEPFLQLATTIRGLTNGHTDPAPPPVPQASRELTAIGRELQAVAIMFTRTNRRLVGAVAERDRTQAELRELLARLEEKVADRTRELDSARHAAVSANEAKSEFLASMSHELRTPLNVIVGMSELIAERHLGDLNERQSEGVRSIHESGRHLLELINDILDLSKIESGMLELNVQPMEIADLCTASLRFVQTSAHQKSITLESALTDCPPVILADERRLKQILVNLLANAVKFTPAGGRVGLRVAPQSGGHSLRFEIWDTGIGIAPENHERIFQPFQQIDSSLSRQYAGTGLGLALVRSMAQLQGGCVDVSSTLGSGSTFGVAIPLLLPPPEPATPALREASAAPMPAPRARLLIAEDNAANRAVYDAFFEDSDCEIIHAVTGVEALHLVRTHRPDLILMDINMPEMDGLEAIRRLRADSTTEHLPIIAVTAFAMSTDRVRCLEAGASAYLSKPIDLRELKRLVSRFTSSVRTNIPFEFVP, encoded by the coding sequence ATGGCCTTGGCCATGGGAGCCGTGGGCTTTGGCCTGAATGGGATCCACCTGCCGGTCTTTGGGGAAACCGGCATCATCCTCGGCGGCCTCGCCACCCTCCTCGCCACCTACTGCCTCGGTCCGTGGTGGGGCGCCGCCACCACCGCCCTCGCCTTCAGTCACGACTGGATGAACACCGGCCTCCCCTGGGGGCTCCTCCTCTACACTCTCGAGGCCGTCGTGGTGGGTTGGCTCAAGCATCGCCGGAACTGGCACCCCCTGACCGCCGCCCTGGCCTTCTGGTCCTTCCTCGGTGTGCCGCTGGCCCTGCGCGTCTTGCAGCCGCCTGGCACCCTGCCCTTCCCGAATAATTGGGCGCTCATCGCCCTTTACCCCTGCAACAGCCTCCTGATGGCCCTCGGCGCCCTCACGCTCAAGCAGATGAGCTGGCTGCAACCCACGTCCGGCCAGCCGTCCAACCGGGATGCCGACACCCCCCTGCAACGCGTCCTGCTCCGCCGGCTCGGGCTCATCATCGCCCTCTCCACCGCCCTGCTCGGACTCTTCCTCGGGCGGCAACTCGACCTGGCCCTGCGCGACCTGAGCGCCACGCGGCTCTCCGGCGACGGCCATGAGGTCGCCCGCGCCGTCCAGGATCACCTCGACCGCCATCAACGCGTCCTCACCCTGCTGGCCGCGACGCACGAGGCCGACACCGCCCGCGCCGCCCCGCTCGACCGCGTGCGCCTCAACTATCCGGGCTTTCTCTCCCTGCGCGAAACGGATGCCTCCGGGCGGATCGTCGCCAGCTCGCCCGCCTCGGATGCCGCCCCGGACCCCACCCACGAACCCGCCACCCTGCCAGCCCTCCTCGGGAGCGTTTCCCGCCGCGCGGCCCCCGGGGATGCACTGGTCGTGACCATGCGCGCCCCGCTCCCCGGCCCCACCGGTTCACCCCGCGGGCTGATCGTCGGCGAACTGGTGCTCGACCGCCTGATCGAGGAACTGGCCCTGCCGGCCCAGCTCGCCCACCACACGATCGTCATCGTGGACCGCCACCAGCGCGTCGTCGCCAGCCGCGGCGACCTGGCCTGGTCACCGCTGGAAGCCGTCGGCCCCGGTCGCTTCACCGCCAACGAACGCCAGCCGGATGGCGAAACCTTCCTCTTCAACCTCACCCGCCCGCAGCGGCTGGAACGATACCTCGGCACCCGGCAGGCGATCCCGGATTTCGGCTGGGAGGTCTACCTCGCCGAACCCGTCTGGAAAACCCAGCGGCTGATCGCCCGTTACTACCTGGCCATCCTGTGCGGCGCCGCCGCGATCGCCGCACTCGCGATGCTGCTCGCCCGCGGCCTGGCCGCGGAGATCACCGAGCCGTTCCTCCAACTCGCGACCACGATCCGCGGCCTCACCAACGGCCACACGGATCCCGCCCCGCCCCCCGTCCCGCAGGCCTCCCGGGAACTCACCGCCATCGGCCGCGAACTCCAGGCGGTCGCCATCATGTTCACCCGCACCAACCGCCGCCTCGTCGGCGCCGTGGCCGAGCGCGACCGCACCCAGGCGGAACTGCGCGAACTGCTCGCCCGCCTCGAGGAGAAGGTCGCCGACCGCACCCGCGAACTCGACTCCGCCCGCCACGCCGCCGTCTCCGCCAATGAGGCGAAAAGCGAGTTCCTCGCCAGCATGAGCCACGAGCTCCGCACGCCGCTCAACGTCATCGTCGGCATGTCCGAGCTCATCGCCGAGCGCCACCTCGGCGACCTCAACGAGCGCCAGTCCGAGGGCGTGCGCAGCATCCACGAAAGCGGCCGCCACCTGCTCGAGCTCATCAACGACATCCTCGACCTCTCCAAGATCGAGTCCGGCATGCTCGAGCTCAACGTCCAGCCCATGGAGATCGCCGACCTCTGCACCGCCAGCCTCCGCTTCGTCCAGACTTCCGCGCACCAGAAATCCATCACCCTCGAGTCCGCCCTCACCGACTGCCCGCCCGTCATCCTCGCTGACGAGCGCCGCCTGAAGCAGATCCTCGTCAACCTCCTCGCCAACGCCGTCAAGTTCACCCCCGCGGGCGGCCGCGTCGGCCTGCGCGTCGCCCCCCAGTCCGGCGGCCACTCCCTCCGCTTCGAGATCTGGGACACCGGCATCGGCATCGCCCCGGAAAACCACGAGCGCATCTTCCAGCCGTTCCAGCAGATCGACAGCTCCCTCTCCCGCCAGTACGCCGGCACCGGGCTCGGCCTCGCCCTCGTCCGCAGCATGGCCCAGCTCCAGGGCGGCTGCGTCGACGTCTCCAGCACCCTCGGCTCCGGCAGCACCTTCGGCGTCGCGATCCCCCTCCTCCTCCCGCCCCCCGAGCCCGCCACCCCCGCCCTGCGCGAAGCCAGCGCCGCCCCCATGCCCGCGCCCCGCGCCCGCCTGCTCATCGCCGAGGATAACGCCGCCAACCGCGCCGTCTACGACGCCTTCTTCGAGGACAGCGACTGTGAGATCATCCACGCGGTCACCGGGGTCGAGGCCCTCCACCTCGTCCGCACCCACCGGCCCGACCTCATCCTCATGGACATCAACATGCCGGAAATGGACGGCCTCGAGGCCATCCGCCGCCTGCGCGCCGACAGCACCACCGAGCACCTGCCCATCATCGCCGTCACCGCCTTCGCCATGTCCACCGATCGCGTCCGCTGCCTCGAGGCGGGGGCCAGCGCCTACCTCAGCAAGCCCATCGACCTGCGCGAGCTCAAGCGCCTCGTCTCCCGTTTCACCTCCAGCGTCCGCACCAACATCCCTTTCGAATTCGTCCCATGA
- a CDS encoding TolB family protein has protein sequence MLTPLLHPTRVVVILFAGLLWSAGLGAHEGRLGQFADHTDIGAPRHAGTVAYDEQAKTYTVGGGGTNMWFRNDAFHLVWTQVEGDIALATDIAFAGTGGDPHRKAVLMIRQSLAPDAAYADVAVHGDGLTSLQFRETAGEVTHEVQTAITAPKRLRIEKVGDYVYMSLAGEDSVLRPSGCSTRLPFAGPFYLGIGVCAHNDAAFETAVFSNVVIGPPSAEVTAVRSSLEFVYVASGDRRSVWHTSEVVEAPAWADGGRAIRFNGGGRRHRLELGAGSRPVEEGPAPAAPGRPAGFNPDRLFAQISPDGAQVAFLSLVAGDVLLGVAPVHGGEARTLVKLEAGHGPLSPPSWSPDGTRIAYVRYQPGRP, from the coding sequence GTGCTTACCCCCCTGCTGCACCCCACCCGGGTCGTCGTGATCCTCTTTGCCGGGCTGCTTTGGTCCGCCGGGTTGGGAGCGCACGAAGGCCGGCTCGGCCAGTTCGCGGACCACACGGACATCGGGGCGCCGCGGCACGCGGGCACTGTCGCATACGATGAGCAGGCGAAGACCTACACCGTCGGGGGCGGCGGGACCAACATGTGGTTCCGCAACGATGCCTTTCATTTGGTGTGGACCCAGGTCGAGGGTGACATCGCGCTGGCGACCGACATCGCCTTCGCCGGGACCGGCGGCGATCCGCACCGCAAGGCCGTGCTCATGATCCGCCAGTCGTTGGCGCCCGATGCGGCCTATGCCGATGTCGCCGTGCACGGCGACGGGCTGACCTCGCTACAATTTCGCGAGACGGCGGGGGAGGTCACCCACGAGGTGCAGACCGCGATCACCGCCCCGAAGCGCCTGCGGATCGAAAAGGTCGGGGACTATGTTTACATGTCACTGGCCGGGGAGGATAGTGTACTGCGACCCTCGGGCTGCTCGACGCGCCTGCCCTTCGCGGGGCCGTTTTATCTCGGCATCGGCGTCTGCGCGCACAACGACGCGGCGTTCGAGACGGCGGTTTTTTCCAACGTGGTGATCGGCCCGCCCTCGGCGGAGGTCACGGCGGTGCGCAGCTCGCTGGAGTTTGTCTACGTCGCCTCGGGCGACCGGCGCAGCGTGTGGCACACGAGCGAGGTGGTTGAGGCCCCCGCGTGGGCGGACGGGGGCCGCGCGATCCGATTCAACGGGGGCGGCCGGCGCCACCGGCTTGAGCTCGGGGCCGGGAGCCGGCCGGTGGAAGAGGGGCCCGCGCCGGCAGCGCCGGGCCGTCCGGCCGGTTTCAACCCGGACCGGCTCTTCGCGCAGATTTCGCCCGATGGGGCGCAGGTGGCTTTTCTGTCCCTGGTCGCCGGCGACGTGCTGCTGGGCGTCGCGCCGGTGCACGGCGGCGAGGCGCGCACCCTGGTGAAGCTGGAGGCGGGGCACGGGCCGCTCAGTCCGCCGAGCTGGTCGCCGGACGGCACGCGGATCGCGTACGTGCGTTACCAACCGGGCCGGCCCTGA